In Macadamia integrifolia cultivar HAES 741 chromosome 12, SCU_Mint_v3, whole genome shotgun sequence, the following are encoded in one genomic region:
- the LOC122057916 gene encoding TMV resistance protein N-like, with the protein MFTLRLVGGFVIVLLLKKLFEKRTDASAKGKNDAATSSATQECVSDSSSPLPASGKNEAAASSATQESDSSSSSSPLPSSGKNDAAESSSATQECGSSSSSSSLPTSGWDYEVFLSFRGETRTNFTDHLYNALLDIGIRTFRDNEELRIGEKIDGALRSAIHQSKIAIVIFSKDYASSKWCLGEVAEIAECMKLERGQRKMRVMPVFYHVDPSVVRNQTPGSSYGNAFLEHKKNFDEDTVEVWKKALKEVGRLKGWDLKNTADG; encoded by the coding sequence atgTTTACTCTTAGGCTTGTAGGAGGGTTTGTCATCGTTCTTCTTCTAAAGAAACTCTTCGAGAAAAGAACTGATGCTTCTGCAAAGGGTAAGAACGACGCAGCAACTTCATCTGCCACACAAGAGTGCGTTTCGGATTCCTCTTCACCGCTTCCCGCTTCTGGAAAGAACGAGGCAGCAGCATCAAGTGCCACACAGGAGAgtgattcctcttcttcttcttcaccgcTTCCCTCTTCTGGAAAGAACGACGCAGCAGAATCATCATCTGCCACACAAGAGTgcggttcctcttcttcttcttcatcgctTCCCACTTCTGGGTGGGATTAcgaggtgttcttgagctttagaGGTGAGACCCGCACCAACTTCACCGACCACCTTTACAACGCTCTTCTCGATATTGGAATCCGCACGTTCAGGGACAACGAAGAACTCCGAATCGGAGAAAAGATCGATGGGGCGCTTCGCTCTGCGATCCACCAATCCAAAATCGCCATTGTCATCTTCTCAAAAGACTATGCTTCCAGCAAATGGTGCCTCGGTGAAGTTGCAGAGATTGCGGAGTGCATGAAATTAGAGAGAGGCCAAAGAAAAATGAGAGTGATGCCCGTTTTCTACCATGTAGATCCATCTGTCGTCCGAAACCAGACTCCTGGTAGCTCCTATGGGAATGCTTTTCTGGAGCACAAGAAGAATTTCGACGAGGATACCGTAGAGGTGTGGAAGAAGGCTCTGAAAGAGGTTGGTAGATTGAAAGGATGGGATCTGAAGAATACTGCTGATGGGTAA